A genomic segment from Eremothecium gossypii ATCC 10895 chromosome III, complete sequence encodes:
- the SHM2 gene encoding glycine hydroxymethyltransferase SHM2 (Syntenic homolog of Saccharomyces cerevisiae YLR058C (SHM2)) has translation MPYHLSESHKKLISSHLSESDPEVDAIIKDEIDRQKHSIVLIASENLTSTAVFDALGTPMCNKYSEGYPGARYYGGNQHIDRMELLCQRRALEAFHVTPDRWGVNVQSLSGSPANLQVYQALMKPHERLMGLHLPDGGHLSHGYQTETRKISAVSTYFESFPYRVDPETGIIDYDTLEKNAVLYRPKILVAGTSAYCRLIDYKRMREIADKVGAYLMVDMAHISGLVAAGVIPSPFEYADIVTTTTHKSLRGPRGAMIFFRRGVRSVHPKTGEEVMYDLEGPINFSVFPGHQGGPHNHTISALATALKQATTPEFREYQELVLKNAKVLETEFKKLNYRLVSDGTDSHMVLVSLREKGVDGARVEHVCEKINIALNKNSIPGDKSALVPGGVRIGAPAMTTRGMGEEDFARIVGYINRAVEIARSIQQSLPKEANRLKDFKAKVEDGTDEIAQLAQEIYSWTEEYPLPV, from the coding sequence ATGCCATACCACCTATCCGAATCGCACAAGAAGCTCATCTCCTCGCACCTGAGCGAGAGCGACCCAGAGGTGGACGCGATCATCAAGGATGAAATTGACAGGCAAAAGCACTCGATTGTGCTGATTGCGTCGGAGAACTTGACGTCGACCGCCGTGTTCGACGCGCTAGGAACGCCGATGTGCAACAAGTACTCGGAGGGCTACCCCGGCGCGCGCTACTACGGCGGGAACCAGCACATCGACCGCATGGAGCTGCTGtgccagcgccgcgcgctggaGGCGTTCCACGTGACGCCGGACCGCTGGGGCGTCAACGTGCAGTCGCTGTCCGGGTCGCCCGCGAACCTGCAGGTGTACCAGGCGCTGATGAAGCCGCACGAGCGGCTGATGGGTCTGCACCTGCCCGACGGCGGGCACCTGTCGCACGGCTACCAGACGGAGACGCGCAAGATCTCCGCGGTATCGACGTACTTCGAGTCGTTCCCGTACCGCGTGGACCCGGAGACCGGCATCATCGACTATGACACGCTCGAGAAGAACGCGGTGCTGTACCGGCCCAAGATCCTTGTGGCGGGCACCTCCGCGTACTGCCGGCTGATCGACTACAAGCGGATGCGCGAGATCGCCGACAAGGTCGGTGCGTACCTGATGGTCGACATGGCGCACATCTCGGGGCTGGTCGCCGCAGGCGTCATCCCCTCGCCCTTCGAGTACGCCGACATCGtcaccaccaccacccacaagtCGCTCAGAGGCCCACGGGGAGCCATGATCTTCTTCAGGAGAGGCGTGCGCTCCGTGCACCCAAAGACCGGCGAGGAGGTAATGTACGACCTCGAGGGCCCTATCAACTTCTCCGTCTTCCCCGGCCACCAGGGCGGCCCCCACAACCACACCATCTCCGCCCTGGCCACCGCGCTCAAGCAGGCGACGACCCCCGAGTTCAGGGAGTACCAGGAGCTCGTGTTGAAGAACGCCAAGGTCCTGGAGACCGAGTTCAAAAAGCTCAACTACCGCCTCGTCTCCGACGGCACCGACTCCCACATGGTCCTCGTCTCCTTGCGCGAGAAGGGCGTCGACGGCGCCCGCGTCGAGCACGTCTGCGAGAAGATCAACATCGCCCTCAACAAGAACTCCATCCCAGGCGACAAGTCCGCGCTCGTGCCCGGCGGCGTCCGCATCGGCGCCCCCGCCATGACCACCAGGGGCATGGGCGAGGAGGACTTCGCCCGCATCGTCGGCTACATCAACCGTGCTGTCGAGATCGCCCGTTCCATCCAGCAGTCGCTGCCCAAGGAGGCCAACAGGCTCAAGGACTTCAAGGCCAAGGTCGAGGACGGCACCGACGAGATAGCCCAGCTCGCCCAGGAGATCTACAGCTGGACTGAGGAGTACCCTCTGCCTGTCTAA
- the RPI1 gene encoding Rpi1p (Non-syntenic homolog of Saccharomyces cerevisiae YIL119C (RPI1)): protein MNKDQLQIGTCRNGAGVSGAGGAHDHASTIKLPPLTNHHMQQFSEVNNGQGFPGRPVISSPSGQTQQFGSGTIAPQAISGGSVASATPQDSFEGSNSYKLPKYARTTWKPHEDISLLRILLNSKQQLSDPQFISSPRRKFWQWISDQLYRESHISRNTRQCRDRFNLLYKKTSKRFATQPPPPPQDELEKLLKMLLESFAFNPEGNIILCEQRAPSSASSSSSSTVVMAPSSQNQYSQDGQVMPFPSYQQCSGNNSQSSAVPGPGMNEPLVQIIHNLSAEVSSLRQEVTQIKQLLTRKSCSDSSPSIPNW from the coding sequence ATGAACAAGGACCAGCTTCAGATTGGCACGTGCAGAAACGGTGCAGGCGTCAgcggggcgggcggggcCCACGACCACGCGTCGACGATCAAGCTGCCTCCGCTGACGAACCACCACATGCAGCAGTTCTCGGAGGTGAACAACGGACAGGGCTTTCCAGGGAGACCGGTGATATCGTCGCCCTCGGGGCAGACGCAGCAGTTCGGGTCGGGCACAATTGCGCCGCAGGCGATCTCGGGGGGCTCGGTGGCGAGCGCGACGCCACAGGACTCGTTCGAGGGCAGCAACAGCTACAAGCTTCCGAAGTATGCGCGGACGACCTGGAAGCCCCACGAGGATATCTCACTGCTCCGGATTCTGCTGAACAGCAAGCAGCAGCTGAGCGACCCGCAATTTATATCGAGCCCCCGGCGCAAGTTCTGGCAGTGGATCAGCGATCAGCTTTATCGCGAATCACACATTTCACGTAACACACGCCAGTGTCGGGATCGTTTCAACCTTCTGTACAAGAAGACCAGCAAGCGTTTCGCAACGCaaccgccgccgccgccgcaggaCGAGCTGGAAAAGCTTTTAAAAATGCTGCTCGAATCCTTCGCTTTCAACCCCGAGGGCAACATCATTCTCTGCGAACAGCGCGCACCCTCATCTGCAtcttcctcttcctcgtcCACGGTCGTTATGGCACCATCGTCACAGAACCAGTACTCACAGGACGGTCAGGTGATGCCGTTTCCGTCGTACCAGCAATGTTCCGGGAATAATTCGCAGTCTTCGGCCGTCCCGGGGCCGGGCATGAATGAGCCGCTGGTACAAATTATCCACAATCTCTCAGCGGAGGTCAGTTCCCTACGGCAAGAGGTGACGCAAATCAAGCAGCTGCTTACCCGAAAATCGTGTTCTGATTCATCACCCAGTATCCCAAACTGGTGA